From Afipia carboxidovorans OM5, one genomic window encodes:
- a CDS encoding bifunctional folylpolyglutamate synthase/dihydrofolate synthase, translating into MSAAQPAPRKLDDLLARLAALHPKRIDLDLSRMHRILEALDHPERRLPPVIHVAGTNGKGSTVAFLRAICEAAGLRVHVYTSPHLVRLNERFRIAGELASDAQLEDAFARCERANGGAPITLFEIETAAAFLLFSQHIADVLLLEVGLGGRLDATNVVETPLASVITPVGLDHFEFLGDTLIKIATEKAGIIKRNVPVIVAEQQAEAQAVIEQTARKMRAPLFCATQEWHVGVEHGRLVYHDERGLLDVTAPRLFGRHQFDNAGLAIATLRAIPSLAIEPAAFEQGVVSAQWPARMQRLPAGTLATLAPQGCELWLDGGHNADGGRVAAAALADLGERVERPVVLIVGMMGNKDARAFLANFSGLTRHVLAVPILDNDNAMEPEALAAVARSLDLRADVMPGVTEALARLASLAYETPPRILITGSLYLAGHVLAENGTPPG; encoded by the coding sequence CCAACCCGCACCGCGTAAGCTCGACGATCTTCTGGCGCGGCTCGCGGCGCTGCATCCCAAGCGCATCGATCTCGATCTGTCGCGGATGCATCGCATCCTCGAAGCGCTCGACCACCCCGAACGCCGCCTGCCGCCGGTGATCCATGTCGCCGGCACCAACGGCAAGGGCTCGACGGTCGCGTTCCTGCGCGCGATCTGCGAGGCGGCGGGCCTGCGCGTTCACGTCTATACCTCGCCGCATCTCGTGCGTCTCAACGAGCGTTTTCGTATCGCGGGCGAGCTGGCGAGCGATGCCCAGCTTGAAGACGCGTTCGCGCGGTGCGAGCGCGCCAACGGCGGTGCGCCGATTACGCTGTTCGAGATCGAGACCGCGGCCGCGTTCCTGTTGTTCTCGCAGCATATCGCCGATGTGCTGCTGCTCGAAGTCGGCCTCGGCGGACGCTTGGATGCCACCAACGTGGTGGAGACGCCGCTTGCGAGCGTCATCACCCCGGTTGGGCTCGATCATTTCGAATTTCTCGGTGACACGCTGATCAAGATCGCCACCGAGAAGGCCGGCATCATCAAGCGCAACGTGCCGGTGATCGTTGCCGAGCAGCAGGCCGAAGCGCAGGCGGTGATCGAGCAGACCGCGCGGAAGATGCGCGCGCCGCTGTTCTGCGCCACGCAGGAATGGCATGTCGGCGTCGAGCATGGCCGGCTCGTCTATCATGACGAGCGCGGGCTTCTCGATGTCACCGCGCCGCGGTTGTTCGGCCGTCATCAGTTCGACAATGCCGGTCTTGCGATCGCAACATTGCGCGCGATCCCTTCGCTCGCGATCGAGCCAGCCGCGTTCGAGCAGGGCGTTGTCTCCGCCCAATGGCCGGCGCGGATGCAGCGTCTGCCTGCTGGCACGTTGGCTACGCTCGCGCCGCAGGGTTGCGAGCTTTGGCTCGACGGCGGCCACAATGCCGATGGCGGGCGCGTCGCCGCCGCGGCGCTGGCCGATCTCGGCGAGCGCGTCGAGCGTCCGGTGGTGCTGATCGTCGGCATGATGGGCAACAAGGACGCGCGCGCGTTTCTTGCGAATTTTTCCGGCCTCACTCGCCACGTTCTCGCGGTGCCGATCCTGGACAACGACAACGCGATGGAGCCCGAGGCGTTGGCTGCCGTTGCACGCTCGCTTGATCTGCGCGCCGACGTGATGCCGGGCGTGACGGAAGCGCTGGCGCGCCTCGCCTCGCTTGCCTACGAGACGCCACCACGCATTCTCATCACCGGCTCACTCTACCTCGCGGGTCATGTGCTGGCGGAAAACGGCACCCCGCCGGGGTAG
- the trxA gene encoding thioredoxin, with product MSVGKVSDADFEAEVLKAEGPVVVDFWAEWCGPCRMIAPALDEIAGAMGDKVKIVKLNVDESPKTASKYGVMSIPTLMIFKGGEMASRQVGAAPKQKLQQWITAAV from the coding sequence ATGAGCGTAGGCAAAGTTTCGGACGCCGATTTCGAGGCTGAAGTCCTCAAGGCGGAAGGTCCGGTGGTCGTGGACTTCTGGGCGGAGTGGTGCGGCCCCTGCCGCATGATCGCGCCCGCGCTCGACGAGATCGCCGGTGCGATGGGCGACAAGGTCAAGATCGTCAAGCTCAACGTCGACGAGAGCCCGAAGACCGCATCGAAGTACGGCGTGATGTCGATCCCGACCCTGATGATCTTCAAGGGCGGCGAGATGGCCTCGCGCCAGGTCGGCGCCGCGCCGAAGCAGAAGCTGCAGCAGTGGATCACCGCCGCGGTGTAA
- a CDS encoding nucleotidyltransferase family protein, with protein sequence MPVQPHSAMVLAAGFGTRMRPLTDHTPKPLVEVAGKPLIDHVLDRLDEVGVRTAVVNVHYLGEQIIAHTASRKAPNVIISDERNEVLDTGGGVTKALPLLGDAPFFHLNADTLWIDSVAPNLQRLADAFDPMQMDILLLMAPTAGSIGYDGAGDFTMLTDGRLQRRTEQHVVPFVYAGAAILSPAIFKDAPQGAFSLTKLFDEAATHGRLFGLRLEGIWMHVGTPEAIAAAEKAILASAA encoded by the coding sequence ATGCCTGTTCAACCTCATAGCGCCATGGTTCTCGCGGCCGGTTTCGGCACGCGGATGCGGCCCTTGACCGACCACACCCCGAAACCGCTTGTCGAAGTCGCGGGCAAGCCGCTGATCGATCATGTACTCGACAGGCTCGATGAAGTGGGCGTGCGCACCGCCGTCGTCAACGTGCATTACCTCGGCGAGCAGATCATCGCGCACACAGCTTCGCGCAAGGCGCCGAACGTCATCATCTCCGACGAGCGCAACGAAGTGCTCGACACCGGCGGCGGCGTAACGAAGGCGCTGCCGCTGCTCGGCGACGCGCCGTTCTTCCATCTCAATGCCGACACGCTGTGGATCGACAGCGTTGCACCGAACCTGCAACGGCTCGCCGATGCGTTCGATCCAATGCAAATGGACATCCTGCTTCTGATGGCGCCGACCGCAGGCAGCATCGGCTATGACGGCGCCGGCGATTTCACCATGCTAACCGATGGCCGTTTGCAGCGGCGCACCGAGCAGCATGTCGTGCCGTTCGTTTATGCGGGCGCGGCGATCCTGTCGCCCGCGATCTTCAAGGACGCGCCGCAGGGTGCATTCTCTTTGACAAAATTGTTTGACGAGGCTGCCACGCACGGACGGTTGTTCGGGCTGCGGCTCGAAGGCATCTGGATGCATGTCGGCACGCCGGAAGCGATCGCCGCAGCGGAGAAAGCGATCCTTGCCAGCGCGGCCTGA
- the addB gene encoding double-strand break repair protein AddB, producing the protein MRLFNIPSSAPFLRTLLTALADGRLIEGFEARKNPERLAEATLYLPTQRACRMAREVFLDVMEQDAVLLPRIVALGHVDEDELAFAQDEATEFPSLNVPDALDGLPRRLVLMRLVSAWAKRLGSRELASAPLVAGGPASTLALADDLARLIDDMTTRGVDWHALNTLVPDDLDQYWKITLDFLKIASEAWPAHLRESELIEPVARRDLLIAAEAARMAAAPGPFIAAGSTGSMPSTAKFLHAVAQHPQGAVVLPGLDTDLDDEAWRAIGGVRDSTGRFAEHPLSSHPQYALHGLLDVFGVDRKAVRALAEPSAHGRELIASEAMRPARETAQWHHRLADPDVTTRIEAGFDNLAIVEAANPEMEALAIATAMREARQFGKTTALVTPDRALARRVMAALGRWQLPYDDSGGDSLMDTPAGIFARLAAETVTSELAPPTLLALLKHPLLRLGAPAGGWTKATANLELAVLRGTRPAPGCKGLQAAFAAFVEEWSKTQRKELSTLHPSEPRARLTPDDIESATRALDALVSALAPLESVVRGTHDFATLAQRHYETITHLSRDNDGLIAAFAGTDGQQLASAFNELAPPNENDVPAPTHIALEAADYPDLFATAFANRVVRRPENSDAALRIYGLLEARLTQCDRVILGGLVEGVWPPAPRIDPWLSRPMRHELGLDLPERRIGLTAHDFAQLLGAKEVIITHATKVGGAPAVASRFLHRMKAIAGTKAWTEAEKRGADYVRYAEALDAPDSITPVAQPAPTPPVALRPLQMSVTEIEDWLRDPYTIFAKRILKLTLLDPVDLPLTAADRGSAIHNALGDFTQKHSKTLPEDIVAELRFCGEEHFAALMAHPEARALWWPRFLRIADWFAGWELRRRAETVEIAAEQRGEIAIPLGDGREFRLSARADRIELRADRTFAIIDYKTGQPPSNKQVQLGLSPQLTLEAAILRGGGFRHAFASLPANPSVSELVYVRLSGNNPAGKEQIVNLTPKGGDVQLPDDAADAALAKLTALIRKFDDPKQAYNSLALAMWSDRYGVYDDLARIKEWSVATHLGGGDA; encoded by the coding sequence ATGCGCCTTTTCAACATTCCCTCCTCCGCTCCGTTCCTGCGCACACTTTTGACGGCGCTCGCGGACGGCCGCCTGATCGAAGGATTCGAGGCACGCAAAAATCCCGAACGCCTGGCAGAAGCGACGCTCTACCTGCCGACGCAGCGTGCTTGCCGCATGGCGCGCGAGGTATTTCTCGACGTGATGGAGCAGGACGCCGTGCTGCTGCCGCGGATCGTCGCGCTCGGTCATGTCGACGAGGACGAACTCGCCTTCGCGCAGGACGAAGCGACAGAGTTTCCTTCACTCAACGTGCCGGATGCGCTCGACGGCCTGCCGCGCCGGCTGGTGCTGATGCGGCTGGTCAGCGCATGGGCGAAGCGGCTCGGCTCGCGCGAACTGGCCTCCGCGCCGCTCGTCGCCGGCGGACCCGCATCGACGCTTGCGCTTGCCGACGACCTCGCACGCCTGATCGACGACATGACGACGCGCGGCGTCGATTGGCATGCGCTCAATACGCTGGTGCCGGACGATCTCGATCAATACTGGAAGATCACGCTCGACTTTCTCAAGATCGCAAGCGAGGCATGGCCCGCGCATCTGCGGGAATCCGAATTGATCGAACCTGTCGCGCGGCGCGACCTTTTGATTGCAGCAGAGGCAGCGCGGATGGCGGCAGCGCCCGGCCCGTTCATCGCAGCGGGCTCGACCGGTTCGATGCCGTCGACTGCGAAATTTCTGCACGCCGTCGCGCAACATCCGCAAGGTGCGGTGGTGCTGCCGGGTCTCGACACCGATCTCGACGATGAGGCATGGCGCGCGATCGGTGGTGTGCGCGATTCCACCGGGCGCTTTGCCGAACATCCGCTCTCCAGCCACCCGCAATATGCGTTACACGGGCTTCTCGATGTGTTCGGCGTCGATCGCAAGGCGGTGCGTGCGCTGGCAGAGCCGTCCGCTCATGGTCGCGAATTGATTGCGTCCGAGGCGATGCGCCCCGCGCGCGAAACCGCGCAGTGGCATCACCGCCTCGCCGATCCGGATGTCACAACGCGCATCGAAGCGGGGTTTGACAATCTCGCCATCGTCGAGGCCGCCAATCCGGAGATGGAGGCGCTTGCAATCGCAACTGCGATGCGCGAGGCGCGGCAGTTCGGCAAGACCACGGCGCTTGTGACGCCGGACCGTGCGCTGGCGCGCCGCGTGATGGCCGCACTTGGCCGCTGGCAATTGCCATACGATGATTCCGGCGGCGACTCGCTGATGGATACGCCGGCCGGCATTTTTGCGCGGCTCGCGGCGGAGACTGTGACGAGCGAGCTCGCGCCACCAACATTGCTCGCGCTTCTCAAGCATCCTTTGCTGCGGCTCGGTGCGCCTGCGGGTGGCTGGACAAAAGCGACCGCCAATCTCGAGCTCGCGGTGTTGCGCGGAACGCGGCCTGCACCCGGCTGCAAGGGATTGCAGGCTGCATTTGCTGCATTCGTCGAGGAATGGAGCAAGACACAGCGCAAAGAACTCTCGACGCTGCATCCGTCCGAGCCGCGCGCGAGATTGACGCCGGACGACATCGAATCTGCCACACGCGCGCTCGATGCGCTGGTTTCCGCACTCGCCCCGCTCGAAAGCGTCGTTCGTGGCACGCATGATTTCGCAACGCTGGCGCAGCGTCATTACGAGACGATCACGCATCTGTCGCGCGACAACGATGGCCTGATCGCTGCATTCGCAGGCACGGACGGTCAGCAGCTTGCATCTGCGTTCAATGAACTAGCGCCGCCGAACGAGAACGATGTACCGGCGCCGACTCATATCGCGCTTGAGGCTGCCGACTATCCCGACCTGTTCGCGACCGCGTTTGCAAATCGTGTCGTGCGGCGCCCGGAAAATTCCGATGCAGCGCTGCGGATCTACGGCCTTCTCGAAGCGAGGCTCACGCAATGCGACCGCGTCATTCTCGGCGGCTTGGTCGAAGGCGTGTGGCCGCCTGCGCCGCGGATCGATCCATGGCTCTCGCGGCCGATGCGGCACGAGCTCGGTCTCGACCTGCCGGAACGGCGCATCGGCCTCACCGCGCACGACTTCGCGCAACTGCTCGGCGCCAAAGAAGTCATCATCACGCATGCAACCAAGGTTGGCGGCGCGCCGGCGGTGGCCTCGCGCTTCTTGCATCGCATGAAAGCAATCGCCGGCACGAAGGCGTGGACGGAAGCCGAGAAACGCGGCGCGGATTACGTCCGCTATGCCGAAGCACTCGATGCACCGGACAGCATTACACCCGTCGCACAACCTGCACCGACGCCGCCGGTGGCGCTGCGGCCGCTGCAGATGTCGGTGACCGAGATCGAGGACTGGCTGCGCGATCCCTATACGATATTTGCCAAGCGCATTCTGAAGCTGACACTGCTCGATCCGGTGGACCTGCCGTTGACGGCCGCCGATCGGGGCTCCGCGATCCACAACGCGCTCGGGGATTTCACTCAAAAACACAGCAAAACTCTGCCGGAAGATATTGTGGCAGAATTACGTTTTTGCGGCGAGGAGCACTTCGCGGCGCTGATGGCACATCCCGAGGCGCGGGCACTGTGGTGGCCACGCTTTCTGCGCATCGCCGACTGGTTCGCCGGCTGGGAACTCAGGCGCCGCGCCGAGACTGTCGAGATCGCCGCCGAGCAGCGCGGCGAGATTGCGATTCCGCTCGGTGACGGGCGCGAGTTCAGGCTGAGCGCGCGCGCCGACCGCATCGAGCTGCGCGCCGATCGCACCTTTGCAATCATTGATTACAAGACCGGCCAGCCGCCGAGCAACAAGCAGGTGCAGCTTGGGCTGTCGCCGCAGCTCACATTGGAAGCGGCGATCCTGCGCGGTGGCGGATTCCGTCACGCCTTTGCATCGCTCCCTGCGAATCCATCAGTGAGCGAACTCGTTTACGTCCGCCTGAGCGGCAATAACCCAGCGGGCAAGGAGCAGATCGTCAATCTGACACCAAAGGGCGGCGATGTGCAGTTGCCCGATGACGCTGCTGACGCCGCGCTCGCCAAGCTCACTGCGCTCATCAGGAAGTTCGACGATCCGAAGCAAGCCTACAATTCGCTTGCGCTGGCGATGTGGTCGGATCGCTACGGCGTCTATGACGATCTCGCGCGCATCAAGGAATGGTCGGTCGCGACGCATCTCGGCGGAGGCGACGCATGA
- the addA gene encoding double-strand break repair helicase AddA: MSTPRANIPDAVRDAQARASNPEASAFVAANAGSGKTHVLVTRVIRLLLADVAPEKILCITFTKAAAANMAQRVFETLGRWVALDDDALDAAIRHVGAPATREMRVRARKLFACALETPGGLKVQTIHALCTRLLQQFPFEANVPAHFAVLDERDQTEMMERANLAVLLEAARAPDSALGRALAFAMTQAADVTFKEVVHEACLSREHFMAWADGAGSIEAAMAQVCRALGVAMDAQCDAVEREMVEGPHLPRSRWIEAANAFEDGGKTDATQGARLRAAAALTGEAQLEAYLGVFFTGEGSERKSLMTKSLTAMHGALAAALSQEQPRLRALADRRRAIIQRDRTHALLVIASAVAAHYRREKQARGLLDYDDLIDKTHAMLTGGYASWVHFKLDRGIDHVLIDEAQDTSPRQWDIIESFVSEFTAGAGARGEIHRTVFAVGDEKQSIFSFQGAAPREFDLRRRAMATRHAHANLSFESVSFKHSFRSGAAILDSVDYVFREQTIYRSIHIDDAYPVHDALPDAAPATVELWPVEEPDTREEIEGWQAPFDTVSPASPEVKLARRVESEIKALIAAGTMTGPLGRRRRLRYGDVMILVRRRGAAFDAVIQALKHAGIPVAGADRLKLTAHIAVIDLMHLADALLLPQDDLALAVALKSPLFGLTDDDLLTIAPTRTGSLREALAAHAASSERLRIASEFLETCAMRAARMTPFAFFAWLLGGDSGGHGGRARILKRLGHEANDALDEFLELALTYERKAPASLQGFIAWLRAADTDVKRDMEILRDEVRVMTVHGAKGLEASVVFLVDTTTSPSDTQRLRLIHMPHGNAGPGEVVLWAGAKDDDTEDVARARDTMRGEIEDEYRRLLYVAMTRAAERLIVGGCKPGNRNNVRELSWYDLIEKGLAASPLVLTEVETPFGPAKRYARKDEAALDIARDDAASAPAELKSLPDWLYADAPQVRAKEITLAPSSAGGDTAAPLSAEQTILQRARLTGQWVHRLLQSLPDLAQEAREAAALRFLARHVQDASEEERTTLIRQVLALIDDPRFAALFGPGSRAEVSIAGRLTLNGTSVRVSGQIDRLVMTPDEVMIVDYKTGAVPQGAMPPHYVRQLALYRAVLAKLSPGRPVRCALLWTQGPQIVEVPPSTLDAELASLARRAF; this comes from the coding sequence ATGAGCACGCCCCGCGCCAACATTCCCGATGCGGTGCGTGACGCGCAGGCGCGCGCCTCGAACCCGGAGGCGTCTGCCTTCGTCGCGGCCAACGCGGGCTCCGGCAAGACCCACGTGCTGGTCACCCGGGTGATCCGCCTCTTGCTCGCCGATGTCGCGCCGGAAAAGATTCTCTGCATCACTTTCACCAAGGCCGCCGCCGCCAACATGGCGCAACGCGTGTTCGAGACGCTTGGGCGCTGGGTCGCGCTCGACGACGACGCGCTCGATGCCGCGATCCGCCATGTCGGCGCGCCGGCAACGCGCGAGATGCGTGTGCGGGCGCGCAAGCTGTTCGCCTGCGCGCTGGAAACGCCGGGCGGACTGAAGGTGCAGACCATTCACGCGCTGTGCACGCGGCTGTTGCAGCAGTTTCCGTTCGAGGCCAACGTGCCCGCGCATTTCGCGGTGCTCGACGAGCGTGACCAGACCGAAATGATGGAGCGCGCCAACCTCGCGGTGCTGCTGGAGGCCGCGCGCGCGCCTGACAGTGCGCTTGGCCGTGCGCTCGCCTTTGCGATGACGCAGGCCGCCGACGTCACCTTCAAGGAGGTGGTGCACGAGGCCTGCCTCAGCCGCGAGCATTTCATGGCGTGGGCGGATGGTGCCGGCAGCATCGAGGCGGCGATGGCGCAGGTCTGCCGCGCGCTCGGCGTCGCGATGGATGCGCAATGCGACGCGGTCGAGCGCGAGATGGTGGAGGGTCCGCATCTGCCGCGCAGCCGCTGGATTGAGGCTGCGAACGCCTTCGAGGACGGCGGCAAGACCGATGCGACGCAAGGCGCCCGCCTGCGCGCCGCCGCGGCGCTGACCGGCGAAGCGCAGCTCGAGGCCTATCTCGGCGTGTTCTTCACCGGCGAGGGCAGCGAACGCAAATCGCTGATGACGAAATCGCTCACCGCGATGCACGGCGCGCTTGCCGCCGCGCTGTCGCAGGAGCAGCCGCGTCTGCGCGCGCTGGCCGATCGCCGCCGCGCCATCATCCAGCGCGACCGCACGCATGCGCTACTCGTGATCGCGAGCGCCGTCGCCGCGCATTACCGGCGGGAGAAGCAGGCGCGCGGGCTCCTGGACTATGACGACCTGATCGACAAGACCCACGCGATGCTGACCGGCGGCTATGCTTCCTGGGTGCATTTCAAGCTCGACCGCGGCATCGATCATGTGCTGATCGACGAGGCGCAGGACACGAGTCCGCGGCAGTGGGACATCATCGAGAGCTTCGTTTCCGAATTCACCGCCGGTGCCGGCGCGCGCGGCGAGATCCACCGCACGGTATTCGCGGTCGGCGACGAGAAGCAGTCGATCTTCTCGTTTCAGGGTGCGGCACCGCGCGAGTTCGACCTGCGGCGACGCGCGATGGCGACGCGGCATGCGCACGCAAATCTGTCGTTCGAGTCGGTCTCGTTCAAGCATTCGTTCCGCTCCGGCGCGGCGATTCTCGATTCGGTCGATTACGTGTTTCGCGAGCAGACGATCTATCGTTCGATCCACATCGACGATGCCTATCCGGTGCACGATGCATTGCCCGACGCCGCGCCCGCGACGGTCGAGCTGTGGCCGGTCGAGGAGCCGGACACCCGCGAGGAGATCGAGGGCTGGCAGGCGCCGTTCGACACCGTCTCGCCCGCAAGCCCGGAAGTGAAGCTCGCACGCCGCGTCGAAAGCGAGATCAAGGCGCTGATTGCGGCCGGCACCATGACCGGCCCGCTCGGCCGACGCCGCAGGCTGCGCTATGGCGACGTGATGATTCTGGTGCGGCGGCGCGGCGCGGCGTTCGATGCCGTGATTCAGGCGCTGAAGCATGCGGGCATTCCGGTCGCGGGCGCGGACCGGCTGAAGCTGACCGCGCACATCGCGGTGATCGACCTGATGCATCTCGCCGATGCGCTATTATTGCCGCAGGACGACCTCGCCCTCGCGGTCGCGCTGAAGAGCCCGCTGTTCGGCCTCACCGATGACGACCTGCTGACGATCGCGCCGACGCGCACCGGCTCGCTGCGCGAGGCGCTGGCGGCGCATGCGGCAAGCTCCGAGCGGCTGCGCATCGCGAGCGAGTTTCTCGAAACTTGTGCCATGCGCGCCGCGCGGATGACGCCGTTCGCCTTCTTCGCATGGCTCTTGGGCGGCGACAGCGGCGGCCATGGCGGGCGCGCACGCATTCTCAAGCGGCTCGGCCATGAGGCGAACGACGCGCTCGACGAATTCCTCGAACTTGCGCTCACCTATGAGCGCAAGGCGCCCGCCTCATTGCAGGGCTTCATCGCCTGGCTGCGCGCCGCCGACACCGACGTGAAGCGCGACATGGAAATCCTGCGCGACGAAGTGCGGGTGATGACCGTGCACGGCGCGAAAGGCCTCGAGGCCTCCGTGGTGTTTCTGGTCGATACCACGACCTCGCCGTCGGACACGCAACGGCTGAGGTTGATCCACATGCCGCATGGCAATGCCGGGCCCGGCGAAGTGGTGCTGTGGGCGGGCGCCAAGGACGACGACACCGAGGATGTCGCCCGCGCGCGCGACACCATGCGCGGCGAGATCGAGGACGAATATCGCCGCCTTCTCTATGTCGCGATGACGCGCGCCGCCGAGCGATTGATCGTGGGCGGCTGCAAGCCCGGCAACCGCAACAATGTGCGCGAGCTATCGTGGTACGACCTGATCGAGAAAGGTCTTGCCGCGTCGCCTCTGGTTCTCACCGAAGTCGAGACACCGTTCGGGCCGGCGAAACGCTATGCCCGCAAGGACGAGGCCGCACTGGACATTGCGCGTGATGACGCCGCGTCCGCCCCCGCCGAGCTAAAGTCGTTGCCGGACTGGCTGTATGCTGATGCCCCGCAGGTCCGCGCGAAGGAAATCACGCTGGCGCCCTCCAGCGCCGGAGGTGACACCGCTGCGCCACTCTCGGCAGAGCAAACCATCCTTCAACGTGCACGGCTGACCGGCCAGTGGGTACATCGCCTGCTGCAATCGCTGCCCGATCTTGCACAGGAGGCACGCGAAGCGGCGGCGCTGCGCTTCCTCGCCCGCCATGTGCAGGATGCGTCCGAGGAAGAGCGCACCACACTCATCCGTCAGGTGCTCGCGCTGATCGACGATCCGCGATTTGCGGCGCTGTTCGGCCCCGGCAGCCGCGCCGAGGTTTCCATCGCGGGCCGCCTCACGCTGAACGGCACCAGCGTGCGCGTCTCCGGGCAGATCGATCGCCTGGTGATGACGCCGGATGAGGTGATGATCGTCGATTACAAGACCGGCGCGGTGCCCCAAGGCGCGATGCCGCCGCATTATGTGCGCCAGCTTGCGCTCTATCGTGCGGTGCTTGCGAAACTCTCGCCGGGGCGGCCGGTGCGCTGTGCGCTCCTGTGGACACAGGGCCCGCAGATCGTCGAAGTGCCGCCTTCAACATTGGACGCAGAGCTGGCATCGCTCGCCAGGCGAGCCTTCTAG